ATCGATCTCCAGCGGTCCGGCGATCTGTTCGGTTTCCTCTTGCTCGACGAGTCGTCGCGCGCCGTGGAAAGGGGCCTCCAAGTCGCGCGCGCGGACACGACGTTTCGACACCCCGAGTTCGGCGGACTGCCGGACGGAGAAATGGCGGCCGAGACCATGCGGCAGGGGAGCGGGAGGGCGTGGCATCCGTCCACCCTCACGGAAGTCGGCCGACCTCGGACGCGCGGATGCAGAGAGTTTCGGCGGATGTGGACAACTCCTGAATCGGGACGATCGGGCAGGAGGAAGGGGATGCCGACGGCCATGCCCCGGTAAGTCGCATCGTGTCGCGTCGAAGGGCTGGATGCGGCGGAACGCGCCCGATGCCAAACGGGTGGCGGCGCGATTCGCCGCTGACCGGGGCGAGTTGCGACACTGTGCGACTTCAAGCGGATGCGGGAAGGGCGAGCCGAGTGGATGCCGCGCACAGCACAGGTTCTCGGTTTGGGGGAACACGCCCGGGTGGCGTATGCTGACTCTTTGGTGCCATTCCCCGTTCGCGGGGAGCGGTCGCCGTCCGAACGTGAGCCCTCCACTGGCGTGTTCCCCTCTCGATGAGATCGCGAGGAAGAACCACCCCGGAGTGGGATTCACGAACTTCTCCGTTCGACACAAGAAAGCAGCACTATCGTGACGCGCACTTATACCCCCAAGGCTGGCGAAGTCCAGCGCGACTGGGTCGTCATCGACGCCACCGACGTCGTTCTCGGCCGTCTGGCTTCGCACGCCGCTACGCTCCTGCGTGGCAAGCACAAGCCGACCTTCGCCAACCACATCGACTCGGGTGACTTCGTCATCATCGTGAACGCCGAGAAGGTCGCGCTCACCGGTCAGAAGCTCCAGAAGAAGCTGGCTTACCGTCACTCGGGTTACCCGGGCGGCCTGAAGTCGGTCACCTACGCCGAGCTCCTCGAGAAGAACCCGGTCCGCGCTGTGGAGAAGGCCATCCGTGGCATGCTCCCCAAGAACAGCCTCGGCCGCCAGCAGCTGTCGAAGCTGAAGGTCTACGTGGGCGCCGAGCACCCGCACGCCGCTCAGCAGCCGCAGACGTACACCCTCGACCAGGTCGCCCAGTAAGCGCCGTAAAGACTTAAGGACATACTCGTGGCTGACATCCAGGACACCACCGAAAACCCCCAGAGCTTCTCGACCTCGACTCCCGAGACCGACGCAGTCGAGGCGGCTCCCCGCCCCGTGCTCAGCGTCCCGGGTGCCGCAGTCGGTCGTCGCAAGCAGGCCATCGCCCGCGTGCGCATCGTCCCCGGCTCCGGAACGATCACGGTCAACGGCCGCACGATCGAGGACTACTTCCCGAACAAGCTGCACCAGCAGCTGATCAACGACCCGTTCACGGTGCTGAACCTCGCCGGCGCATACGACGTCATCGCTCGTATCTCCGGTGGTGGCCCCTCGGGCCAGGCCGGTGCGCTGCGGCTCGGCATCGCCCGTTCGCTGAACGGTATCGACGAGGAGAACAACCGTCCGACCCTGAAGAAGGCCGGCTTCCTCTCGCGCGACGCTCGCGTCAAGGAGCGCAAGAAGGCTGGACTCAAGAAGGCCCGCAAGGCGCCTCAGTACTCGAAGCGTTAAGGTCAACTGCTCCGATGCCGATCTTTGGCACGGACGGTGTGCGAGGACTTGCCAATGGCGTCCTCACCGCCGACCTGGCGCTCACCCTGGCCCAGGCGACTGCTGTCGTCCTGGGCCAGGGCCGTACTGCGGAGGCTCGCAAGGCCGAAGGCAAGCGACTCACCGCAGTGGTCGCCCGGGACCCCAGGGTCTCCGGACACTTCCTCACCGCCGCGGT
The sequence above is drawn from the Candidatus Microbacterium colombiense genome and encodes:
- the rpsI gene encoding 30S ribosomal protein S9, yielding MADIQDTTENPQSFSTSTPETDAVEAAPRPVLSVPGAAVGRRKQAIARVRIVPGSGTITVNGRTIEDYFPNKLHQQLINDPFTVLNLAGAYDVIARISGGGPSGQAGALRLGIARSLNGIDEENNRPTLKKAGFLSRDARVKERKKAGLKKARKAPQYSKR
- the rplM gene encoding 50S ribosomal protein L13, yielding MTRTYTPKAGEVQRDWVVIDATDVVLGRLASHAATLLRGKHKPTFANHIDSGDFVIIVNAEKVALTGQKLQKKLAYRHSGYPGGLKSVTYAELLEKNPVRAVEKAIRGMLPKNSLGRQQLSKLKVYVGAEHPHAAQQPQTYTLDQVAQ